In Parabacteroides timonensis, the genomic stretch ACCGGTTATGCTGACTTTCTTTTGCTGACCGTAACCGACAACCACGACTTCTTCCAATGCCTGTGTATCTTCTTTCAGCAGGATGGAAAAGTCAGACTGATTACCTGTAGCGATTTCTTGCGGTAGATAACCGATATAAGAGATTGATAAAGTAGCATTTACAGGCACTTCCAGAGTAAACTTTCCGTCTATATCGGTAATAGTACCATTGGTGGTTCCTTTCACCATGATATTAGCACCGATTACCGGATAGCCTGTGGGATCTTTTACGATACCGGTTACTTTCCTTCCTTCTTGACTGACGGTTACATTCTTGACCTTACTCAGCGAAATATATCCTTCGTTGAAGTTATATTTGATTTCACTGTCGCCCAAAGCCTCTTCAAGTACTTTTGATACAGGCTTGTTCTTAGCGTTTACATGCACCTGTTGTTGCATGTTGATTTCCTTTTCACTATACATAAATAAATAGTCTGTCTGCTTCTCGATCTCCTGGATAAACTCTTTGAGCGGCAGATCACTCTTACTGATGTTTACTTTGGCATTTTGTGAATGCAAAGTGGTCGCACTGATTTGGAAAACTGCGATTAATGTGAGAATTGTTGCGATTTTCATAATACGAATTATATGCTTTAATTCAAGATAAAAGGCACAATTGAATAATAGCAATAAGTTTTTTTTCATAACTTTGCTTGTACTTTTAAAGTTAATACTGTTTTTGACTTTTTGTGGATACATAAAAGAAAGGTATTGACTCCGGGGTAAGTGCTGGTAACACTTGCCCCATTTTTATACCATTCCTTCGGAAATGATTGTGTTTACTTCATAGGCATTCTCTTTTTTAATGAATATTATATTAGTATATTTTGATTTCTTCATTATTCTCTATTTTGTACCGGAAGTGATGCACTCCTTGTAATGCTTTAAGTATTCTTTCTATATCATCACTTTGCCTGAACTTACCGGATACATACTTGTCAATTTGGGCAGAGTCTTTCACTTCGAATTTTACCTTATACCATAAAGTGAGATAGTCCAGTATCTCGGAGAACTTTTTGTTGCTGAAATAGAATATTCCGCTTTTCAGGTATTCTTCATTATTGAATGCAGCGGTCGACTTTACGAGTACACCGTTTTTTACAGATACCATTTCGTCCGGTTTCAGGATTATCTGCTCTTCCGGTTGCTTGTTGTTGATTACCTGTACACTACCTTCCACGAGATTTGTCTCAAAACGTTTGCTCTTTGTGTAGGCAAAAACATTGAACCTTGTTCCGAGAACCTTGATGTTATAATCCTGTGTCTTTACGATAAACGGGCGTTTCACATCTTTTGTTACTGCAAAGAATCCTTCGCCATCCAGTTCAACTGAACGTTCGTCCTTGCTGAATTCACTCGGTATCCTGATGATAGAACGGGGACTCAGCCATGCTTCCGTTCCGTCTTGAAGAGTCATATAAATACGTTGTCCTGTCGGTACTTTTATCTGGGTATAAAGCGGTGCTTTTTCCTTTGGCGTGAACTTGTCGGTCAGTAACCAGGCGTTTACCAACAAGATTGCAGTGACAGCAGCATATTTAGCCAGATTGAGATAGAACCGACGGTTTTGTTTACGGTTGATCCGGTTCCCAAGCTCTTTCATCTTTCGTGAAGCCCATTCGTTGTCATTGCTCTGTTCGACCAACTTCGATATTGTAATCGTATTTTGCATACGGATAAATTCGGCTTTGCTGTCAGAGTCGGATTCTATCTGGTCAAGGAGTTCCTTCTTTTCCGTGTCTGAAAGTTCTCCGAGGAAGTATTTATCTAGTTGTTCGTTCATGCTTTTTAGTGCTCGTTCTGTTAATATGACGGATTGGTTCCAACCATCTACTAGTAGGAAACAGAAAAAAAATAGATTTTTTTTTGAGAAAGATTTTAGATGATGAAAATAAAGAGAGGAAGATAGTCTTTCAATTCGACTTTCAGTTTGCGTATGGCTGTTACGATGTGGTTTTGCACGGTGTGGACGGAAATATCCAGTTGTGTGGCTATCTCTTCATGTTTTAATCCGTTCATTCTGCTCAGAATGAACACCTGCCGGCATTTTTCCGGCAGGTGTTCGATCGCT encodes the following:
- a CDS encoding FecR family protein, coding for MNEQLDKYFLGELSDTEKKELLDQIESDSDSKAEFIRMQNTITISKLVEQSNDNEWASRKMKELGNRINRKQNRRFYLNLAKYAAVTAILLVNAWLLTDKFTPKEKAPLYTQIKVPTGQRIYMTLQDGTEAWLSPRSIIRIPSEFSKDERSVELDGEGFFAVTKDVKRPFIVKTQDYNIKVLGTRFNVFAYTKSKRFETNLVEGSVQVINNKQPEEQIILKPDEMVSVKNGVLVKSTAAFNNEEYLKSGIFYFSNKKFSEILDYLTLWYKVKFEVKDSAQIDKYVSGKFRQSDDIERILKALQGVHHFRYKIENNEEIKIY